A single region of the Plasmodium malariae genome assembly, chromosome: 7 genome encodes:
- the PmUG01_07031700 gene encoding CS domain protein, putative: protein MTKWGLWQMLMLIIMVIFHLEYGCSVKIKNKLIVSNSKREKAKKLSYSRYFINNFFHLKKKWKKSGNDYFRIFRGSGTTCSYEWVESDDNIEVKIRLSPDASPGDIQYSLKNDYIYAKLKDKPQCLIEGKLKGFVDTNLSTWFLEKHEDYCILSIVLKKKHRGMSEWVGVVEKENILHISYDNASSTHDDKNSISQKSVEENELLHTEYFENAKYDDVNTFLLNWANKKSYNQNEFGIPVMKLKTIVMNNNYGIEILISGYDLKWEAEDSLVLKLSSFQNGIVLNIHRGKVASGIKGLHGNMVSYLVKDCEQRIIKKLQHDLKGIFYLNPTSKNVEKMMHTHSPQSNYSYITEEGGTPKHISIHNDNVKNSGEEEEQKRKNKTENINSSGNSEENSNSSGETYDSRIKEIQKDSPEEHLIVKELRINSKVKLTCDDKSKEPEFMKDWSEEKKVEFRRNSVLQLKANLELSQEQKLTLKLEDYINFMKTSFDLTEEESKMVWKKAAIKSDEQKNREKFYRFTEIENLTDKISLYNIDEYSNAYVRKEQGGTGHISDSNILKNSANKNDENNVDVTDSTSNEGREGKGTFIDLSPCSSGISDSSVSSYGGNISDSGTDNNINRRFFNCLEKELLDHSDKPKLTLYEIYMKSSEEEKNQMRGKWKINEMRLNTLIEELQYLEDDMIPTVCNNYRDVLLSDEYICLMKIRLQENPPKNSEEKRILQIVNSFVMSLYDDIKILMEHEEKEHLKKIQLICEKAVHDEKGLNDFIESMKPLLDYAFLGYIKHAIQIEKKNIKAQNRDFREHPSDWLIILMIIQKGIYSILEKDIWQDVINITTIICHEQPNVRKTILTTMLASMPKADWIFFKDIIKTLFKSVQEKKLTANHFPNFPHIPEAIFQLNFDIERILPDWFIREMLDEYDKSIVELMKSKKPLFWKMKETKWDKKFVQNFKEQQVQKYREYERNSRS, encoded by the coding sequence ATGACAAAATGGGGTTTATGGCAAATGCTTATGCTAATTATTATGGTAATATTTCACCTTGAGTATGGATGCTCagttaagataaaaaataagctCATAGTAAGTAATAGTAAAAGGGAGAAGGCAAAAAAATTGTCCTATTCAAggtattttataaataactttttccatttaaaaaagaagtgGAAAAAAAGTGGGAATGATTACTTTCGCATATTTAGGGGAAGCGGAACAACGTGCTCTTACGAATGGGTTGAATCAGATGATAATATAGAGGTGAAAATAAGATTATCACCAGATGCAAGTCCAGGTGATATTCAGTATAGTTTAAagaatgattatatatatgcaaaattgAAAGATAAACCACAATGCTTAATAGAAGGGAAATTAAAAGGGTTTGTCGATACAAATCTATCTACATGGTTTTTAGAAAAACATGAAGATTATTGTATATTAAGTatagttttaaaaaagaaacatagAGGGATGAGTGAATGGGTAGGTGTagtagaaaaagaaaatattttacatatatcatATGATAATGCATCATCAACACATGATGACAAGAATTCTATATCACAAAAAAGTGTAGAGGAAAATGAACTATTACATACAGAATATTTCGAAAATGCAAAATATGATGATGTAAACACCTTTTTGCTCAATTGGGCGAATAAAAAGTCATATAACCAAAATGAATTTGGTATACCagtaatgaaattaaaaacaatagTTATGAACAATAACTATGGGATAGAAATTCTCATATCAGGATATGATTTAAAATGGGAAGCTGAAGATAGTCTAGTTCTAAAGTTAAGTTCATTTCAAAATGGAATAGTGTTAAATATACATAGAGGTAAAGTTGCTAGTGGTATTAAAGGACTACATGGAAATATGGTTAGTTATCTTGTAAAAGATTGCGAAcaaagaattataaaaaagctaCAACATGATTTAAAAGgaattttctatttaaatCCTACTTCTAAAAATGTGGAAAAGATGATGCATACGCACTCACCTCAAAGTAATTATAGTTACATTACAGAAGAAGGTGGTACCCCAAAACATATCTCTATACATAATGATAATGTAAAGAACTCAGGTGAGGAAGAGgagcaaaaaagaaaaaataaaacagaaaatataaatagttcAGGAAATTCAGAAGAAAATTCAAATAGTAGTGGAGAAACGTATGATAGcagaataaaagaaatacaaaaaGATTCCCCAGAAGAACATTTAATAGTTAAAGAATTAAGAATAAACtcaaaagtaaaattaacaTGTGATGATAAATCGAAAGAACCTGAATTTATGAAAGATTGgtcagaagaaaaaaaagtagaattTAGAAGAAATTCCGTTTTACAGTTAAAAGCAAATTTAGAATTATCTCAAGAACAAAAACTAACTTTGAAGTTAGaagattatattaattttatgaaaacatCCTTTGATTTAACCGAAGAGGAATCAAAGATGGTATGGAAAAAGGCGGCTATCAAATCAGATGAACagaaaaatagagaaaaattttatagatTCACTGAAATAGAAAACTTAACCGATAAAATAAGTTTGTATAATATAGATGAATATTCAAATGCGTATGTGCGGAAGGAACAGGGAGGTACTGGGCATATATCTGATAGtaacattttgaaaaattcagcaaataaaaatgatgaaaacaATGTAGATGTAACGGACAGTACGTCTAATGAAGGACGGGAGGGAAAAGGCACCTTTATAGATTTAAGTCCCTGCTCGAGCGGCATTAGTGATAGCAGTGTTAGCAGCTATGGCGGTAATATCAGTGATAGCGGCACAGATAACAACATTAACAGGCGCTTTTTTAATTGCTTGGAGAAGGAGTTGCTCGACCATAGCGATAAACCGAAATTAACACTTTACGAAATTTACATGAAGAGCAGTGAAGAGGAGAAAAACCAAATGAGaggaaaatggaaaataaacGAAATGAGGTTAAACACATTAATTGAAGAATTACAATATTTAGAGGATGATATGATTCCAACTGTTTGTAATAATTATCGGGATGTTTTACTAAGtgatgaatatatatgtttaatgaaaattagaCTACAAGAAAACCCACCAAAGAATAGTGAAGAGAAAAGAATTCTACAAATAGTTAATTCGTTTGTTATGAGTTTATAtgatgatataaaaattttaatggaacatgaagaaaaagaacatTTGAAAAAGATTCAACTTATATGTGAAAAGGCTGTACATGATGAGAAAGGGTTAAATGATTTTATTGAATCAATGAAACCTTTATTAGACTATGCATTTCTTGGATATATTAAACACGCTAtacaaattgaaaaaaaaaatataaaagctCAAAATAGGGATTTTAGGGAACATCCTTCTGACTGgttaataattttgatgattatacaaaaaggaatatattctattttagaaaaagatatatggCAGGATGTTATTAACATTACTACAATAATTTGTCATGAACAACCAAATGTAAGAAAAACTATTTTAACAACTATGCTTGCATCCATGCCAAAAGCTGATtggatattttttaaagatataattaaaacattgTTTAAAAGTgttcaagaaaaaaaattaacagcTAACCATTTTCCAAATTTTCCCCATATCCCAGAAGctatttttcaattaaattTTGATATTGAAAGAATTTTACCTGACTGGTTCATACGAGAAATGCTAGACGAATATGATAAATCCATTGTTGAATTGATGAAATCCAAAAAACCCTTATTCTGGAAGATGAAAGAAACAAAATgggataaaaaatttgtgcAAAATTTTAAGGAACAGCAAGTGCAAAAGTACAGGGAGTATGAAAGAAACAGTAGAAGTTGA